A stretch of DNA from Herpetosiphonaceae bacterium:
GGCGTATCGGTTGGCGTGGGCAGCGCTGACGTGCTGGTCGGGGTGGGCGGCGCTGACGTACCGGTTGGCGTGGGAGTTGGCAGCGCAACTGTTGGCAGCGCGACTGTTGGCAGCGGGCCGCTGGTGGGCAGGAGCGTGGGCGGCAGCGTGGGCAGCGGCACGGCAGTTGGCGGCAGCGTGGGCAGCGGCGGTACAGTCGGTAGCACGACCGTGGGTAACGGGACGGTCGTGGGCAGGAGCGTGGGCGGCAGCGTGGGTAACGGGACGGTCGTGGGCGGCAGCGTGGGCAACGGCACGGCAGTTGGCAGGAGCGTGGGCGGCAGCGTGGGCAGCGGCACGGCAGTTGGCAGCACCGGCGTGAGCGTCGGTACAACGGGCGGACTGGTCGGTAGGAGTGGCGTCGCGGTCGGCGCTGGACGAGCCGGGGTATTCGTCGGGGCTACGCGCGTCGCGGTCGGCTGTGGGCGCGACGGCGGCCCGCTGGAATGGCTCGGCGTTGGCGTAGCGGCTGGTAGCTGCGCCGTCTGTGTCGCGGTCGCGCTGGGGCTGGGCGGCGTCGGCGACACGGTTGGCGAATCGGTGGCGCTGGGCGATGGACTCTCGCTCGCCCCGCCTGCTGCGGCGGTGGTCGGCGTGGATAGGGCGCTACGACCCCCGGCTGTTCCCGCCGGGGTTGGCTGATTCTGCGGCGACGGCTCGACCGGCACCTGGATGATGTGATCGTGCGGGGAGGGCGCGGCGTCGCGTGCAGTATCGGAGATAATCTCAGGATCGAGCGGGCGCTGGCGCGGGCTGGTGTCCGGCCAGGGCTGGTAGTTAGCCGCGACAAGCGAGAGCAGGCTCACGCGATGGGCGCTTCCCGACGGTCTGACCAGCGTCAGGCCAAGGATCGCGGTTGCCAGAATCATGGCTGTCGCGACGAGCATCGTGATCGCGCTGAGCAGCCAGAGCAGATGGCGCTGCAACAGGTGTGACATCATGCTAGGCTGCTGACTGAGCTTCAACCGCACGGCTCACTCCTGGAAGTGTAATCGTGAATAGGCTGCCCTCGCCGGGTGTGCTCTGCACGCCGATCGCGCCTCCCTGGCGCTCTAGCAGCTCGCGGGTCATCACCAGGCCCAGGCCCAGACCGCGCAGGGCCGTATTGATGCTATCCGCGCTGCGGCTTAGACGTTGGAAGAGCTGAGCCTGCTCTTCTGGGGCGATGCCCGGCCCGTAATCGCGCACCGCCAGGATCACATCGTCGCCCTCGGCGTAGGCGCTGATCTCGACGGGAGCGCCGTCGCCGTATTTGAGGGCATTGCCCACGACTTCCTCAAGCGCCACCTGGATCATGCGCGCATCGGCCATCACCGCCGGAAGGTTGCCCGGCAGATCGACATGCATCTCAACCCGCGCGTCGGCGGCGGCGGATTGCAGCGAGCGGATCGTGCCTTGCAGGGCAATTTGTAGCTCAGTCGGCTGAATGTTGAGCTGTAGGCTATCTGTCTCAAGATTGGCGACGATCAGCGCCTTATCGATCAAGCTGCTCATCGCGCGGCTTTGCCGCAGCGCCGTCTCGGCAAGCTCGCTCTGGACCGGCGAGAGCTGCCCGCCGATGCCTTGCCGCAGCATATCGACAGCGCCCTGGATCGTGGTCAGCGGCGTGCGCAGCTCATGCGAGATCAGCGCGATCAGGTTGGTCTTGGCCTGATCGAGCGCGGCCTCGTCGGTGATGTCGTGCAGCACAATCACCTCGCCGGAAAGCCCGTCGTCGGCTGCCGGTAGGCGCGCGCAGGTGACGCGCAGGATGCGTCCGTATGCCTCGTAGCGATCCGGCGCGGCGGCCAGCGCCGCGCCGGATCGCGCCAGCGGCTTGAGCGGAAGCTGATCGAAGTGGTAGCGCCGCTCAGCCCAATCGTGCAGATCCAGCAGCGTCTCGGCTGCCGCGCTCATCAGCACAATCTGACGCTCGGCATCGCAAACAACCACACCATCGGCGATGCTCTCCAGAATGACCCGCCGCCGATCGCCCTCCGCCTGGATCGCTGCGTACAGCCGCGCGTTATTGAGCGCGGGCGCGGCCATGCTGCCGATCGCGGCGAGCGGAACCATGACCGACTCATTGATCGCGCCGGGCGCTGCGTGCAGAAAGAGCAGCAGACCGACCAGCTCATGCTGAACGGTCAGCGCCATGCAGCAGATCTCGGCGATACTGCCGGGCAGCGCCAGCGCTTGCAGGCGCGGGTCGTTCGCCGACATGACGCGCGGCTTGTCTATAGATCGCGCCAGCGCCAGAATCGCCGCGCTATCCCTGGCGGCGTGCTGACTCAGCCCGCGCCACCGCTCGGCGGCGCCATCGTCGAGGTAGCAGCGCCAGCCGTGCTGCTCGTTGAGCAGCGCCATGACCTGCGCACCGGGAACCAGCGGCTCGACAGCGGCCTGTGTCTGGGTAAGAATCGCGGTGGTCTGGATCGAGGCGCTGAGCGTGCGGCTGGTTTCGTACAGGTGCAGCAGCCGCTCGGTCATCTGGTTAAAGGAGCGCGCCACCACGCCGATCTCGTCGCGGCTGGCGATCGTGCTGCGACGCCGCAGCTCGCCGTTGGTGACGGCGCGCGCCGTGTTGGCGAGATGTTGCAGCGGATGGGTGATGCGCTGCGATACGCCCACGCCCACGCCGACGACCGCGCCGATCAGCACCATCGTCAGCGCGACCAGCGGCAATCGTCCAGCGGCCCAGGTATCGACGATGAACTGGCGCGACACGCCCACGGAGAAGAAGCCGTTGGTCGCCCGCCGAACGCGCAGCGGGCTATAGGCGAGCTGATACTCGCGTCCGTTCAGGGTGGTGCTGTCCTGAAGATGGAATGGCTCGGCGGACGACTCTTTCGCCCGAAGCTGCGCGAGCAGCGGGGCAGGGATCGCGGGCGCGACTGAGCCGCTCGGTAGCACCTGGGTGGTGGCGACCGCGCGGCCCTCGGCGTCGTACAGGGTAGTGATGCTGGCCTGGCTGTTGCGCTGCAACTGCTCAAGAAGCTGATCGAGCGGCAGCCCGACCATCATGCCGCCGATCACCTGCCCATCCTGGCGTACCGGAGCTGCCGTGTAGAAGTGGTGATCGTGAAACGCTGAGAACTTATCGCCCAGCGCATCGCTGCGGCCTGCGACGATCTGCTGCACCAGCCACCAGCCTGGCAGATCGCGAGCCTGGAAGTTGCTGGGCGCGGCATCGACGCTGGAGCCTGCTGGACGGTCCCATGCGAGAAGCGGCTGCCCGCGCCGATCGAAGACGACCAGCGCCTCAAGCCGCGCGTTGGCCCAGTGAGGCCGGAGCAGGGTGTTCAGCGCCGCCTGATCGCCAGCCAGCAGCGACTCGGCAACGCCTTGCGTAAAGACCATCGCGCGCAGTTGCGTAAGCTGCTGATCCTCGGCGGCGACCAGCGCATCGCTTGTCACCTGTCCCGCCTCGATCAGCCGGTTGTCGATTCGCTCCTGAAGCGCTCCTACGGTCAGTCGTACTGTTACAAAGGTCATGGCGATTGCAATACAGACCACCACGACCAGATAGGGCAGGATGATTTTATTGCTTATGCGAGATGTCAGGATGTGTAGCCCTCGTCGCATACAAGCCAGATCCTTGGAGTAGCATGTTCTGGTGAGTTGTATTCTCACAACGGATGCGAAACCTACTCCGCCTTTATGAGGGTACCACAGACGCGCCTTATCGTGGAGGGTACTACGGTCCCAAAGTCAAAGCCCCTATCGCGCAGAATGCCCTGCTCTCCTGGTACGTAGCGATGCGGCGGCTCGCGGCGTTGCCCTGGCGTGGTTTCAAGTTTCAAGTTTCGGCCCTCGCTCCGGGCCGGGGTACCATGCCCACAGGGCACCCGTATGGCACCCGGTTCTTTGTTCTTTGTTCCTTCGTTTGTTCTTTACCGAAATGATCGGCAGGCGATACGCATGCCGGGAGACAAATGCTGGTCTGTCTCGCGTAGCACGTACCGCCTGCCAGGTACACAGACTATCCCTATTTAGCTGTTGGACTCTCCGCTCTGCTCATCCTGCTCCGTCCGGCGCGCGCCTGGGCTGTTGCGGGTCTGCCCTTCGTGCTGCTGGTACTCCCGTCGCTGATCGCCCTTCTCGGCACCAGCGCCCTTGCCTTTCTGCTTGGTTTCGCCGGTATCGCCGCCGCGCTCGCCTTTTGGATCTGGTCCTTGTGCCATGCGCTTCTCCTCCTTGCTCTGTAGAACCCTGGCGCTCATGCTGCACTAAACATGCCAGCAGCCGAAGGCGCCAATCAGCGCGGCAGAACTGTCACCTGCTCGACCACATACGGCAGCGCGATCGGCTGTCCCGCTTCGTCGGTGAGCTGCCAGGGCTGGCCTGTTGCCGGATCGTACACCGCCAGCAACAGGCTGTAGGTTCCGGGCGGAGTTGCCCGATCGATCGGCAGCGCTACGATGTCCTCATAGATCTTTGGCCCCGGCTTCCAGGCCCAGAACGGCGCGCCCTCCGGCCCGACCGGCTTGTCGAACTGGCCCCACTTATGCGTGGCGGCATCGACGAGCTGGAGCGACATAAAGGGCGTGCGCGGCTCTGGCCGCGTCATCTGCCACAACACCTTGACTTCAAGCGGCTCGCCCGCCTTGGCCTCCATCGGCGCGACGATCCCGCGAATCTTGAGCGACTCGACCGTTACGCCACGCGGATGCGGCAGCCGCTCGTAGAGCATCGCGCTCGGCAGCGGATACTGCCGATACTCACTGGCAAGGATCACCGCCTGCTCCACGGTGGTCGGCGCGCGGGACGGAGCGAACACGGCCTGCGGAGCCTGCCTGAGCATCGTCATCACGGCGTCTCCGTCTGCTGCGGGCGCTAGCGGCGCTTTCCGCACAAGCACCTGCCACAGATCGCGCCAGATCGAGGACGACCAGCTTACGGACATGCCCGGCACGTGCATATAGCTGTCGATCAGCAGGCGACCATCCGGGGCGCGCATAAAATCCCGATCGCTGAACAGGTTGTAGAGCGGCTCGAAGCTCATCATTGGCTGCTCGGCTGCGGTGCGTGCCCGAATCCGCTCAGCGCTGGCCGGAATATCCCACGAGGGGCCGTCTGCGGGGAGCGAGCGCAGTTGCAGCACGACCAGCGGAAGGAGCACAAGGATCGCTACCGCGAGCGCCAGGCCCTTGCGCCAGGGTGTCGAGATGCTTAGCGCGGCGATACCGCCGCCACAGAGCGCGAGCGGAGCCATGAGCTGGCTGACATAATGTAGATAGAAGACCGGGCTGTTCATCAGGATCAGCAGCACGAGCGCCAGCCAGGTCAGGACGAGCGCCCAGCCCAGCGAGGGTAGCGCGCGCCGACGGAACACAACGATCGCGCCGAGCACCGCGACCAGCACCGTCAGCACACTCGCCGGGGCGGTAACAGCCAGCGCCGTCCGATCGATCGCCGAAACGTCGTGCGGCGCGCGCAAGATCTGAGCCAGCACGGTCTGCCGGATCAGGTTGTCCCAGCCCAGGGGGAGCGACACGAGCAGGCATAGCGCCAGGACCAGCAAACTACCGCCCAGGATCGTCGCGGCCATCCGCCAGCGTCGATGCGCTCCGAAGCTGATCAGGATCGCTACCAGGATCACCACGCCCACGTATTTAGTCGTCGCGGCCAGCATCGCGCACGCTCCGGCAGCCAGGAGCCAGCCTGTAGCGCCGCGCCGAGCGCCATACAGCGCGCAGCCCAGCGCCGCAACAGACCAGCAGTTCAGGCCAGTCTCAAGCCAGACGTGCGTGCTGTTGCGCCCTGCGGCTCCGTCGAGCAGATACAGACCGGCGGCGAATGCTCCGATCCGCCAGCCGCCTAGCTCGCGCCCGACCCACAGCATCAGCAGCGCCGTCACCACGTCGATCAGCGCGGTCATTCGCCGCGCCGCGATGAGCATGGCCGGTCCGGTGTCGCCGATCGCTACCGCAGGCAGCAGCAGCGCAATGCCGGTCGGCGGGTGCGACAGCCATACATCGCGGTAGGGCAGGTTGCCTTGCAGCCAGACCCGCGCCGCCGACACATAGACGCCCTCGTCGTAGTCGAGCGTCCAGACTAGCGCCGCCTGCGCGCTCCAGAGCGGCGCGAGCCGAATCCATAGACCTGCACCGAGCGCCGCCAGCAACAGCGCCAGCCAGATCGCGCTGATGGATTTCGAGCGCATCGCAGGTGCTGTGTCAGGATCGGTTGAGCGGAGCAGCAGCCCAAGAGCGCCAAGTAGCGGCCAGAGCCAGGGATAGCTGAAGACAAACGACTCGAGCGGGCCGACGATCTGCTGGTAGCGCGCGAGGCCAGCCTGGGCTTCGACCAGCGGGAGGCCATGTCGCAGCAGGCCATAGGTCCAGGCATATCCGGCCTGGCCGATCAGCAGGGGCAGCCGTCCAAGCACTACTATGCCGATCGCGGCTATTACCAGACATGTCCGCGCCAGCCATGCTTGCGCAGGAATTAACGTTCTATCTCGTCGGGCTGTACCCACAATCATCCTCTGAGGGAGCGATTAACCGAGCGGTAACACCGTAGCGATCCGCTCGGATACGTCATCGGCGGGGCATTATAAACGAAAGAGCGGCGTACGGCGCGCGGAGCAAGCAGGTGGCTTGACGGCAGAGGTATTCTGCTTTGCCAGCACAATGGTCGAATGTTTCGCTCCCACGGTTTGCAGGAGGCATAGCTATGACATTTGATGCCTATCTGACGGGCAGAAACGCGGCTGACTACGCCGATTTTCTCATTCCGCACCTGGCACCAGACGTTCGGCTCCTTGATGTCGGTTGCGGAGGCGGAAGTATTTCTGTGGGTTTAGCCAGGCTGTCGGGCAACGTCATTGGGGTCGATCTGGACGCTGAGGAGTTTGCGGATGCTCGGCAGTACGCTATGCAACAGGGCATGACAAATGTGGAATTTCGGGTTGGTAGCGTGTACGCGCTGGATTTTCCGGCTGAGCATTTTGATGCGTGTCTGTGCCATTCCATGCTGGAGACGCTTGATCGTCCGCTTGATGCGCTTGAGGAAATCAAACGCACGCTCAAACCTGGTGCTGTGCTTGGCGTCGCCTGTGTCGAGTATGGCGGCCTGATCCTGGCTGGACCGAACGAGCAACTCCTGCGCCGATTCTACACGGTTCGCGAACGCCTGTGGCAGCTTGATACCATGTCCGACCCGTATCGTGGCCGCGCGCTGCGCGGTCTGCTACGTAGCGCCGGATTTGAGCGTGTGGTCGCTTCGAGCAAATACTTCTGCTATGGCACGGACGATGCGGTGAAGTCCTTCGGGAGAGCACGGGCAGCCGATTGTCGCGATGAGTGGTACGCCAGCGCGGCCCAAACGTATGGGCTTGCCAGCGCCAGCGATCTCGATGCCATGGAATACGCCTGGATGGAGTGGTCGGAATCAGCTACGGCGTATGCCGCGTTTGCGTGGTGTCGGGCGATCGGATGGAAACCATAGTTTCCAAGCAACCATAGATAGCGGAGCTTGTGTGAGAAATAGCTGGACTGGCCGCATTGAGGCCAGTCCAGCTAACTTCGGTATCCTACTAAGTACGCGCCTACACGTCCAGGTTACGCACCTCGATCGCGTGGGTCTGGATGAAGCGCTTGCGCGGCGGCACGTGATCGCCCATCAGCATGTTAAACGTCTCGTCGGCCTGCTGCGCGTCTTCCAGCGTCACCTGGAGGATGATCCGGTTGGCCGGGTTCATCGTCGTCTCCCAGAGCTGATCGGGATTCATCTCGCCCAGGCCCTTGTAGCGCTGCACCTCGGCCTTGCGCCGATCTTCAGGCGCGATCTTGCTCAGGTACTCATCCTTCTGGCGATCAGAGAAGACATAGACGGGCTGCTCCTTGCCGTACTTGATGCGGTACAGCGGCGGCTGCGCGATGTACAGGTGCCCGCTGTTGATCAGCTCGCGCATGTGGCGGAAGAAAAACGTCAGCAGCAGCGTGCGGATATGCGCGCCGTCGGTATCGGCGTCGGTCATGATGATGATGCGATGGTAGCGCAGCTTGGTGATGTCCATGATGTCGCCGATGCCGATGCCCATCGCCGTGATCAGCGCGCGTACCTCGTTGTTCGCCAGCATCTTGTCCATGCGAGCGCGCTCGACGTTCAAGATCTTACCGCGCAGCGGCAGGATCGCCTGGAAGCGGCGGTCGCGGCCCTGCTTAGCGCTGCCGCCTGCCGAGTCGCCCTCGACGATGTACAGCTCGCAGCGCGCCGGATTGCTGTCTGAGCAATCGGCTAGCTTGCCGGGCAGCGAGAAGCCTTCCAGCGCGCTCTTGCGCACAGTCTCGCGCGCGTGCTGCGCGGCCTTGCGGGCACGTGCGGCGAAGATCGTCTTCTCGACGATGCGCTTGGCATCGCCCGGATTCTCTTCGAGATAGGCCGCGAAGGCATCGCTCAGCGTCGCCTCGACCGCTGTCTTGGCCTCAGGATTGACGAGCTTCTCTTTGGTCTGCGACGAGAACTGCGGATCGACCAGCTTGACGCTGACGACCGCCGTCAGCCCCTCGCGCACGTCGTCGCCGGAGAGGTTTTCTTCCTTCTCCTTGAGGATGCCCTTGGCACGCGCGTAGTTGTTGATCACGCGGGTCAGCGCCGTGCGAAAGCCCGTCAGATGCGCGCCGCCGTCGGTGTTGTTGATGTTGTTGGCGAAGGCATAGACTGAGTCGCGATCGTAGCTGTCGGTGTATTGCAGCGCGATCTCGACGTTGACCTGATCGACGGTGCGCTCGACGTAGAACGGCAGCTTGTGCAGCACGTCCTTCTCTTTGTTGAGATGCCGCACGAACGAGACGATGCCGCCCTCGAAGTAGAACGAGGTTTCCAGATCGTCGCGCTCATCCAGAAAGCGGATGCGCAGCCCCTTGGTCAGGTAGGCCATCTCGCGGAATTTCTGCGCAAGCTGCTTGTAGACATAGTCGATCTCGCGGAAGATCGTCACGTCGGGCAGGAAGCGCACGAAGGTACCCGTCGCCTCGGTGGCGCGCACGGGCTTGACATTGGCCTTGGGCACGCCGTGATGATACTCCTGGCGATAGACCTTGCCGTTCTGGCTAACCTCGATCATCATCCAGTCGCTCAGCGCGTTGACCACCGACAGGCCCACGCCGTGCAGACCCGCCGAGACTTTGTAGCCGCCGTCACCGAACTTACCGCCGGCGTGCAGCACCGTCGCCGCGAGCTCCAGCGCAGACTTGTTGTGCTTTTTGTTAATGCCCACCGGAATGCCACGACCGTTATCGCGCACCGACACCGAGTGATCCTTGTGGATGATCACGGTGATCGTATCGGCGTAGCCTGCCAGCGCCTCGTCGACCGAGTTGTCGACCAGCTCGCGGATCATGTGATGCAGGCCGTTAATATCGGTCGGGCCGATATACATGCCGGGCCTCTTACGAACCGCTTCCAGACCCTCCAACACGGTGATTTGATCTGCACCGTACGTATTTGTTGCAGCAACGGTCGCCATTGATGTGTTTCCCCTTACTTCTAAACTCCGGCTCAGTTACGCTCGTCGCCCGATCCGGCTCAAGCGGTCTCGGTAAAAAATCAAGTGTGCGGCGGCCAGTCCGCAGCTTAGATAGGCGCTGCCGATCATCGCCACCACCAGGCCAACCTCGGATGTTGATAGCATCTGCCAGATCACATTCATGCCGCTCATGATCAAGCGCCCGATCAGATACAGCCCGATCGCGCCCCAGAACGAGCGCTGCACGATAAACAGGCTGGTCAGCAGCGCGCGGATCGGCCCAACACCGCTGAAGATCGCCGCGTCGAATGAAAAGTAGGCCGTGAACAGCAGCCATACGAAAAACGCGAACCACAGACTCGCCACCAGCGAGCCGAGCGCCGGGCTGATCAAGGAGGCAAAGCTCATCAGCAGGCCGAATGGAATCGCAAACAGGAGCAGAATGCCCAGCACGATCAGCACAATGCCCAGCAGCGACGCGAATGCCTTTGCCATGCGCCCTGCGGTTGGCCGTGGCATGGCGTCGCCCCGGACGATGTCAGCGAGCGGCATCAGGTAGAGCAGCGTCACCAGCAGCGCCAGCAGGTTGAGCAGCGTCACAGCCGCCAGCAGCATCGCGACGCTGCTGATCTGCCATGTCACCGAGGTGAGCGGCGGCGGCGTAACCGACGGCAGCAGTGTTTGGGCGGTGGGGAGCAGTTGAAGTTGACCAAGGTTGAGCGGAACACGCGCCGCGCTCAGTGGCTCGGCCATCTGCTGGCGTAGCATCTCGCGGGCTTCTGGGCCGCCGAGCGCTCGCATCAGCGCGATGAAGCGATCGATGAGCGGCTGGATCGAGATCCGTGGCCCCAGCCAATAAAACAGGTCGAGCACGAACAGGATCGGCACCACCCAGAGCCGTCGGTTGACGGCCTCGAACCCCTGCGTGATCGTCTCGATCAGCGATGGTGGACGTGCGGTTTTTGAGGCATTCGTATGCTGCATACTGTGTTTATTATACCACGACCAAGCCCTAAAAACCACTACTTGACAGAACATTGGTGCGACTGATATACTAACAACACTCGCACATATTTGCTGAAAGCACCCCGCGCAGGCCATCAGGTCGGCGGTGGTGGAAAGGATACCGCCGATGGATGGTCTGTCGCAACGTCAGAAAAATATTTACACCTATATCCAGCAGTTCATGCATAAGTTCGGCTACCCGCCCGCAATCCGCAACATCCAGAACGATCTCAATATCTCTTCGACCTCGGTGGTCGCCTATAACCTGCGGAAGCTGGAAGAGCGCGGCCTGCTGGTGCGCGATCCCAAGTTCGCCCGTGGCATGAAGCTGCCACCGGCGGAGGTCGAGCCAGCGCCCCCGGTTTCCGGCAATCACCGCCGCGTCGGGCTGGTCGGGACGATCTCGGCAGGCTCGCCGATCCCGTTGCCGGATCAGGGCGAGGCTGATGAGTACGTCGATGTCCCGGCGGAGATGCTGCCGGAGCGTCTTCAGGATGTGTATGCGCTGCGGGTCAAAGGTAACTCGATGATCGACGCGCTCATCGCCGATGGCGATCTGATCCTGATGCGCTACACCGAGCAGGTCGAGAACGGCCAGACGGCGGCGGTGCGCGTGGTCGATCGCAACGAGGTGACTTTGAAGAAGATCTACTTCGAGGGCGATAAGGTCCGCTTGCAGCCTGCGAACCCGACAATGGAGGCGTGGACAGAGGATGCCACGAATATCCAGGTGCAGGGTCGTGTGGTCGGGGTTGTGCGCTCGATGCTGTAGGTGCGAGAGGATGAATGTAGAACCGGCGAGGTCTGACACCTCGCCGGTTTTGCTTTAACCTCCAGAAGGGGGAAATGTTTGGGGAACTCGCCCACTCCCGCCTGACGGCGCGCTACGCAGGCTTCGGCGTCACGCCGAGGCCCGGCCCGTCCGGCAGTGTTAGCCGCGCGCCTTCAAAGCGCAGGCCCTCGAACGGATCATTGGCGATCAGCAGCGGACCGTCGAGATCGACCCAATCGACCAGCCCCGCCAGATGCGCGGCGGCGGTCGCGCCCAGCGACGTTTCGATCATACAGCCGAGCATGATCGTCAGGCCGCAGCTACGCGCCGTGTGGATCGCCGCGAGCGCCCCCTGAATCCCGCCGGTTTTCATCAGCTTGATATTCACACCATCGACCGCATCGGCCAGCTTCACGACATCGCCGGGCGCTTTGACGCTCTCATCGGCGATGATCGGCAGCGGCAGACGCGCGCGCTTGAGCGTACGGAAGCCTTCCAGGTCGTCGGCGGCGAGGGGCTGCTCTATTAGCTCGACGCCAAGCTCGGCAAGCTGCGGTATCAGATCAAGTGCCTGCGGGACCGTCCAGCCAGCGTTCGCGTCGACACGAATGGTCGCCTGGGGCGCGGCCTCACGGATCGTGCGGACGATGTCGAGATCGCGGTTGGTGCCGAGCTTGACCTTGAGGATCGGAAACGCGGCGGCATCTCGGACCCGCGCGACCAGCTCATCGGGCGCGGTGATCGCAATCGTGAACGAGGTCTGCCGCAGCGGCAGCTGGCTCAGGCCGAGCAGATGATAGACGGGACAGCCCAGGCGCTTGCCGAGCGCATCGTGCAGCGCCAGGTCGACGGCGGCGCGCGCGGCGCGGCTTCCTGTGAGGCGCTGGAGCAGCCAGGTGATCGCCGCCGGATCGTCCAGCCGCGCAAGCTCGGAGCGCCAGCCCGCCAACGTCTCGGTCACGGCCTCGGCGCTCTCGCCGTGGTAGGCCACGGGCGCGGCCTCGCCCAGGCCATCGCCGAGATGCAAGAGCACGTTGCGGCGGCTATCGCTGGCTCCATGCGCGATATGAAAGGTATGGCGCAGGCGCAGCTCGATCGTCTCGTACGCGATCCGCATCACTCGTTCGCTTTGAGGTAGCGCCGCGCGCCGAGGAAGCGGCGATCGAACGTGGGCATGAAAAACGGCGATTGCGGATCGAACGAGCCCCAGATCACGCCGCCGCCGCGCCAGCTCGAATGGATGAAGTCGGTGCGATTGAGCGCCATGCCGACGTGTGTAA
This window harbors:
- a CDS encoding methyltransferase domain-containing protein; amino-acid sequence: MTFDAYLTGRNAADYADFLIPHLAPDVRLLDVGCGGGSISVGLARLSGNVIGVDLDAEEFADARQYAMQQGMTNVEFRVGSVYALDFPAEHFDACLCHSMLETLDRPLDALEEIKRTLKPGAVLGVACVEYGGLILAGPNEQLLRRFYTVRERLWQLDTMSDPYRGRALRGLLRSAGFERVVASSKYFCYGTDDAVKSFGRARAADCRDEWYASAAQTYGLASASDLDAMEYAWMEWSESATAYAAFAWCRAIGWKP
- the lexA gene encoding transcriptional repressor LexA yields the protein MDGLSQRQKNIYTYIQQFMHKFGYPPAIRNIQNDLNISSTSVVAYNLRKLEERGLLVRDPKFARGMKLPPAEVEPAPPVSGNHRRVGLVGTISAGSPIPLPDQGEADEYVDVPAEMLPERLQDVYALRVKGNSMIDALIADGDLILMRYTEQVENGQTAAVRVVDRNEVTLKKIYFEGDKVRLQPANPTMEAWTEDATNIQVQGRVVGVVRSML
- the gyrB gene encoding DNA topoisomerase (ATP-hydrolyzing) subunit B; its protein translation is MATVAATNTYGADQITVLEGLEAVRKRPGMYIGPTDINGLHHMIRELVDNSVDEALAGYADTITVIIHKDHSVSVRDNGRGIPVGINKKHNKSALELAATVLHAGGKFGDGGYKVSAGLHGVGLSVVNALSDWMMIEVSQNGKVYRQEYHHGVPKANVKPVRATEATGTFVRFLPDVTIFREIDYVYKQLAQKFREMAYLTKGLRIRFLDERDDLETSFYFEGGIVSFVRHLNKEKDVLHKLPFYVERTVDQVNVEIALQYTDSYDRDSVYAFANNINNTDGGAHLTGFRTALTRVINNYARAKGILKEKEENLSGDDVREGLTAVVSVKLVDPQFSSQTKEKLVNPEAKTAVEATLSDAFAAYLEENPGDAKRIVEKTIFAARARKAAQHARETVRKSALEGFSLPGKLADCSDSNPARCELYIVEGDSAGGSAKQGRDRRFQAILPLRGKILNVERARMDKMLANNEVRALITAMGIGIGDIMDITKLRYHRIIIMTDADTDGAHIRTLLLTFFFRHMRELINSGHLYIAQPPLYRIKYGKEQPVYVFSDRQKDEYLSKIAPEDRRKAEVQRYKGLGEMNPDQLWETTMNPANRIILQVTLEDAQQADETFNMLMGDHVPPRKRFIQTHAIEVRNLDV
- a CDS encoding dipeptide epimerase translates to MRIAYETIELRLRHTFHIAHGASDSRRNVLLHLGDGLGEAAPVAYHGESAEAVTETLAGWRSELARLDDPAAITWLLQRLTGSRAARAAVDLALHDALGKRLGCPVYHLLGLSQLPLRQTSFTIAITAPDELVARVRDAAAFPILKVKLGTNRDLDIVRTIREAAPQATIRVDANAGWTVPQALDLIPQLAELGVELIEQPLAADDLEGFRTLKRARLPLPIIADESVKAPGDVVKLADAVDGVNIKLMKTGGIQGALAAIHTARSCGLTIMLGCMIETSLGATAAAHLAGLVDWVDLDGPLLIANDPFEGLRFEGARLTLPDGPGLGVTPKPA
- a CDS encoding cache domain-containing protein, which codes for MRRGLHILTSRISNKIILPYLVVVVCIAIAMTFVTVRLTVGALQERIDNRLIEAGQVTSDALVAAEDQQLTQLRAMVFTQGVAESLLAGDQAALNTLLRPHWANARLEALVVFDRRGQPLLAWDRPAGSSVDAAPSNFQARDLPGWWLVQQIVAGRSDALGDKFSAFHDHHFYTAAPVRQDGQVIGGMMVGLPLDQLLEQLQRNSQASITTLYDAEGRAVATTQVLPSGSVAPAIPAPLLAQLRAKESSAEPFHLQDSTTLNGREYQLAYSPLRVRRATNGFFSVGVSRQFIVDTWAAGRLPLVALTMVLIGAVVGVGVGVSQRITHPLQHLANTARAVTNGELRRRSTIASRDEIGVVARSFNQMTERLLHLYETSRTLSASIQTTAILTQTQAAVEPLVPGAQVMALLNEQHGWRCYLDDGAAERWRGLSQHAARDSAAILALARSIDKPRVMSANDPRLQALALPGSIAEICCMALTVQHELVGLLLFLHAAPGAINESVMVPLAAIGSMAAPALNNARLYAAIQAEGDRRRVILESIADGVVVCDAERQIVLMSAAAETLLDLHDWAERRYHFDQLPLKPLARSGAALAAAPDRYEAYGRILRVTCARLPAADDGLSGEVIVLHDITDEAALDQAKTNLIALISHELRTPLTTIQGAVDMLRQGIGGQLSPVQSELAETALRQSRAMSSLIDKALIVANLETDSLQLNIQPTELQIALQGTIRSLQSAAADARVEMHVDLPGNLPAVMADARMIQVALEEVVGNALKYGDGAPVEISAYAEGDDVILAVRDYGPGIAPEEQAQLFQRLSRSADSINTALRGLGLGLVMTRELLERQGGAIGVQSTPGEGSLFTITLPGVSRAVEAQSAA